The Haloprofundus salinisoli region AGATTCTGAACGAGCAGGCCATCGACGTCTCCGAGGACGACCGCGAGACGCTCGTCAAAATCGCCGCGACGGCGATGACGGGCAAGGGCGCAGAGAGCGCCAAAGACCAGCTCGCCGAACTCGTCGTCGACGCCGTGCTCGCGGTCGCGGACGAGGACGACATCGACACCGAGAACGTCAGCGTCGAGAAGGTCGTCGGCGGTGCCATCGACAACTCCGAGCTCGTCGAGGGCGTCATCGTCGACAAAGAGCGCGTCAACGAGAACATGCCGTACGCGGTCGAAGACGCCAACGTCGCGCTGTTCGATGGCGCGCTCGAAGTGAAGGAGACCGAGATCGACGCCGAAGTCAACGTCACCGACCCCGACCAGCTCCAGCAGTTCCTCGACCAAGAGGAGAAACAGCTGCGCGAGATGGTCGACAAGCTCGTCGACGTCGGCGCTGACGTCGTGTTCGTCGGCGACGGCATCGACGACATGGCCCAGCACTACCTCGCCAAGGAAGGCATCCTCGCCGTGCGCCGCGCCAAGAGCGGCGACCTCAAGCGCCTCGCCCGCGCGACGGGCGGCCGCATCGTCTCCAACATCGACGACATCGAGGCCGAGGACCTCGGCTTCGCCGGCTCCGTCGCCCAGAAGGACGTCGGCGGCGACGAGCGCATCTTCGTCGAGGACGTCGAAGAGGCCAAATCCGTGACGCTCATCCTCCGCGGCGGCACCGAGCACGTCGTCGACGAGGTCGAGCGCGCTATCGACGACTCCCTCGGCGTGGTCCGCACGACGCTCGAAGACGGCAAAGTGCTGCCCGGCGGCGGCGCTCCCGAGACGGAGCTCGCGCTGCAGCTCCGCGACTTCGCCGACTCCGTCGGCGGCCGCGAACAGCTCGCCATCGAGGCGTTCGCCGACGCGCTGGAAGTCATCCCACGCACCCTCGCCGAGAACGCGGGTCTCGACTCCATCGACTCGCTGGTCGACCTCCGCTCCCGGCACGACGGCGGCGAGTTCGGTGCGGGTCTCGACGCCTACACCGGCGACGTCATCGACATGAACGAGGAGGGCGTCGTCGAACCCCTCCGCGTCAAGACGCAGGCCATCGAGTCCGCCACCGAGGCGGCCGTGATGATCCTCCGCATCGACGACGTCATCGCGGCGGGCGACCTCCGCGCGTCCACCGACGACGGCGGCGACGACGAGATGCCGCCGGGCGGCGGCATGGGCGGTATGGGCGGCATGGGCGGTATGGGCGGCGCGATGTGAGCGCCCCCGGATAGGTCACACCCGCTCACCGCAACCGCTTCGCACCGCTTTCCGACCGTCGGCCCGTTCGCCGAATCCGATTTTTTTGACCCGCCCGGAACTCCCGTCAGCGGCGCTACTCTTTTCTGCGCCCGCCAGTTCGTACTCTCCGATGCTGTCGAAGCCGACGGCGGTCGAACGGCCCTCTGCGGAGTTCTGGGTCTCCGACTACAGCGGCTTCTCGGTCCCGGGAGAGGCCGAAGTCGGGACGCCGGTGGAGATTTCGATAACGGTCGAGAACACGGGGGAAAACTCAGCGTGCAGGTGCTCCGGCTGACCGTCGACGGCGAGGGAGTGAAAGCCCTGCAGGTGACGATGGAGTGAGCACCGCCGGCCATAGCGTACAGGTCGGTCGGCCTCAGGTCTCGGGGCTCTGGGCGGCCAACTCCTCGAACGCTGCCGTTAACTCGTCAGCGGCCGCGAGCGCTTCGAGGCGGTCGAGCGCCTCCTGGTCGTCCGACCGGTTCGCTTCCAGCGCGTCGGTCGCCTCCTCGGGAAGGTCGAGCGCCGCCGCGAGTTCGAGCAGTTGGTCGTACAGCCTGATTTCGAGTTCCTCGGCCGTCGCGGCGGCGTTGAGGTAGTAGGGGACTCTGAGCGCGTCGTTCAACACGATGTTGTTGAAGCGCTGCGTCTCGTCGACGAGTCCGTCGAGCATCGGTACGTCCCTCGTCTCCGGTCGGCGCTCGATGACCTCGAACACCGTCTCCACGCGCTCGACGTGGGTCTCGGTCTCCTCGCGGTGGGTCTCGAAGGCGTCGAGCAGGTCCGCGCGAACCGAGGAGTCAGCCACGTCGTCGAGTGCATCGACGTCCGCGGCGGTCGCAAGTTCGTCGAGGACGTCGACGAGTTCGGTTTCGACGGCGTAAGCGCTCTGGAGGCGGTACGTGAAGAGGTCGTGGAGTGTTTCGATGTTCATGGGTCGTGGATCGATTTGGGGCCGGGATGGTCGTGCGCTGGCGGTCGTGCGTCGGCGTACGTCACGAAGACGGAGCGAGCGGGTCAGAACGACTGCTGGTGGTCGTGCTCGTCCCCGGCGACCGGCGGGTCGCGGTCGCTGTAGCGCGGCCGACCGACAGCGTTGCGCTGGACGCCGTTGAGTATCGACAGCTGAAGGTCGTCCATCGTCTCGTACGTCTGTCTGCCGGAGGTCCGGAGCACGCGCGCCAGCGAGTCGCCTCCGCCGCCGGGGTAGCTGACCGTCACGTCGTCGTACGTCGAACAGAGCTCGTCGGTGTCGACCGGAAACGGCTGGTCGTCCAGCAGGTCGAAGATTCGGTTGATGTCCAGCGAGCGGAGTTTTCCGGTGGTATCTGGTTCGTCCTTCATGACGGGCGAGAATGCGTCACCGACGCGGAAGTCGCTTTGGTGGGCTTTCGGTGAGACTCGCTTCGGCGAATCGGACGGTCGAAGATGACCTTCTCTCGGAGGTGAGAGACAGTCGCAGCCGACAAAAATCACATTCCGACACTCGTGGTACGATGACCCGCATGACCGCAGTGAAAATCGTGAAAGTGCTCGGCACGTCGGAGGAATCGTGGCAGGACGCCGCCGAGGAGGCGTTCCGGGAGGCGAACAAGACCATCGACGATATCAGCGGCCTCGAGATCGAAGACTGGACGGCCAACGTCGAGAACGACGAAATCGTCGAGTACCACGCGACGGCGGAGGTAGCGTTCCCGGTACACGGCCAGGAGTAACGAGGACCGCTCGAAGGCGGCGAAACGACGGCGGAGAGTCGAACGGCTGCGTCGTCGACCCCCGAACTTTCATTTACGTGCTCCAAAGCTAATGCCGAGACGAGGGTATGTTACTCGGGTTCTATCAACGCATGTTCACCACAGCTACCGTCCTCGGAGACGGACGGCGCGCCCTCGACGACCGAGCCGGAGACCGAGCAGACGACACCGACCCTCGAAACCGCGACGAGGTGCCGGAATGACCGCCGAGTCGGAGGCGGCGGCCTCGGGCGATGTCGTCACCGGTGCGCCAGACCCATCGAACGCCGAACTCGGTGTCTCAAGTCGGATCGCCTCCGCGGTCGTCGGCGGGGCGCTCGTGTTTTTCGGCCTCAGGCGTCGCTCGCTCGTCGGCGCAGTGATGGCGCTCATCGGCGGATGGCTCGTCTATCGCGGCGGCAGCGGACAGCGTCGCCCTCGGGCGACGACGTCGAGTCCCGTCAGTTCCGAACGCTCGGTGCACCGAGACGGCGAGCAGTCGGCGGGACCGATGGACGTCGAACGCTCCGCCACCGTCGGGAAATCCGCGGACGAACTCGACGAACTGTGGCGCGACCCCGAGACGCTGACGCGGGTCGCCAGCGGCGTCGCCGAAGTGACTCTCGAGGACGAAGAGGAGGGCCGTTACCGCTGGCGCGTCGACGCGCCGCTCGGACGCACCCTGACGTGGGAGACCCGCATCGTCGAAGACCGCCCCGGCGAACTCTTGCGCTGGACCTCCGTCGACGGTTCGAGCGTCGCCGCCGAGGGTTCGCTTCGGTTTCGACCGGCGCCCGCCGACCGAGGGACGGAGGTGACGCTTCACCTCCGCTTCGACCCACCCGGCGGGTCGGTCGGCAGCGCGGCGATGAATCTCCTGGGCGTCGTCCCCGAAACGCTCGTCTCGAAGATGCTCTACCGGTTCAAGAGCCTCGCGGAGACCGGCGAGATTCCGACGCTCGACCGAAATCCGTCGGCCCGCGGGAAGGGTGATCTGGTGTGAGAGCGCTCTGCTGGGAGGGCGTCAACGACCTCCGCGTCGAGGACGTTCCCGACCCCGAACTCGTCAACCCGCGGGACGTGGTGCTCCGCGTGACGCTGTCGACGACCTGCGGGTCGGACCTCCACTTCCTCGACGGCTACCTCCCGACGATGCGCGAGGGCGACGTCATCGGCCACGAGTTCATGGGCGAGGTCGTCGAAGTCGGCCGCAAGGTCGAGACCGTCGAGGAGGGCGACCGGGTGGTCGTCCCGTCGTTCATCGGCTGCGGGAACTGCCATTACTGTCAGAGCGACCAGTGGTCGCTCTGCGACAACACGAATCCGAATCCGGAACTTCAGGAACCGGTGCTCGGCTACCCGACCGCCGGCATCTACGGCTACACGCACGCCTTCGGCGGCTACGCCGGGTCCCACGCCGAGTACGTCCGCGTGCCGCACGCCGACGAGGACTGCTTCGTCGTCCCCGACGAACTGAGCGACGAGCAGGCGCTTTTCGCCTCGGACGCCTGGCCGACCGGCTACATGGGCGCGGACTTCTGCGACATCGAACCCGGCGATACGGTCGCCGTCTGGGGCTGCGGCGGCGTCGGACTGATGGCCCAACAGAGCGCCGCGCTCATGGGCGCAGAGCACGTCATCGGCATCGACCGCTTCCCCGAACGGCTCCGGATGGCCGAGCGCGACGCCGGCTCGGAGACCATCGACTACACCGAGGTCGACAGCGTCGTCGACGAACTGAAGCGGCTGACCGGCGGCCGCGGCCCCGACGCCTGCATCGACGCGGTGGGAATGGAGGCGCACGGCACCGGCATCGGTCACCGATACGACCGCGTGAAGCAGTCGATGAAGCTCCACACCGACCGCGGCGACGCGCTCCGACAGGCCATCCGCGCCTGTCGAAAGGGCGGGACGCTGTCGATTCTGGGCGTCTACGGCCTGATGGACAAGTTCCCGCTGGGCGTCATCATGAACAAGGGCCTCACCGTTCGCACCGCCCAACAGCACGGCCAGCGCTACGTCCCGCGGTTGTTGGACCACATCGTCGAAGACGAGATGGACCCGTCGTACCTGGCGACCCA contains the following coding sequences:
- a CDS encoding dodecin family protein codes for the protein MTAVKIVKVLGTSEESWQDAAEEAFREANKTIDDISGLEIEDWTANVENDEIVEYHATAEVAFPVHGQE
- a CDS encoding SRPBCC family protein → MTAESEAAASGDVVTGAPDPSNAELGVSSRIASAVVGGALVFFGLRRRSLVGAVMALIGGWLVYRGGSGQRRPRATTSSPVSSERSVHRDGEQSAGPMDVERSATVGKSADELDELWRDPETLTRVASGVAEVTLEDEEEGRYRWRVDAPLGRTLTWETRIVEDRPGELLRWTSVDGSSVAAEGSLRFRPAPADRGTEVTLHLRFDPPGGSVGSAAMNLLGVVPETLVSKMLYRFKSLAETGEIPTLDRNPSARGKGDLV
- a CDS encoding ferritin-like domain-containing protein, which translates into the protein MNIETLHDLFTYRLQSAYAVETELVDVLDELATAADVDALDDVADSSVRADLLDAFETHREETETHVERVETVFEVIERRPETRDVPMLDGLVDETQRFNNIVLNDALRVPYYLNAAATAEELEIRLYDQLLELAAALDLPEEATDALEANRSDDQEALDRLEALAAADELTAAFEELAAQSPET
- a CDS encoding zinc-dependent alcohol dehydrogenase; its protein translation is MRALCWEGVNDLRVEDVPDPELVNPRDVVLRVTLSTTCGSDLHFLDGYLPTMREGDVIGHEFMGEVVEVGRKVETVEEGDRVVVPSFIGCGNCHYCQSDQWSLCDNTNPNPELQEPVLGYPTAGIYGYTHAFGGYAGSHAEYVRVPHADEDCFVVPDELSDEQALFASDAWPTGYMGADFCDIEPGDTVAVWGCGGVGLMAQQSAALMGAEHVIGIDRFPERLRMAERDAGSETIDYTEVDSVVDELKRLTGGRGPDACIDAVGMEAHGTGIGHRYDRVKQSMKLHTDRGDALRQAIRACRKGGTLSILGVYGLMDKFPLGVIMNKGLTVRTAQQHGQRYVPRLLDHIVEDEMDPSYLATHTMSLEDAPRGYEMFKEKEDGCVRAVFEP
- a CDS encoding PepSY-associated TM helix domain-containing protein, with protein sequence MKDEPDTTGKLRSLDINRIFDLLDDQPFPVDTDELCSTYDDVTVSYPGGGGDSLARVLRTSGRQTYETMDDLQLSILNGVQRNAVGRPRYSDRDPPVAGDEHDHQQSF
- the thsA gene encoding thermosome subunit alpha; translation: MIVLSEDSQRTSGKDAQSMNITAGKAVAESVRTTLGPKGMDKMLVDSSGGVVVTNDGVTILKEMDIDHPAANMIVEVSETQEDEVGDGTTSAVVVAGELLDQAEELLDSDVHATTVAQGYRQAAEKAKEILNEQAIDVSEDDRETLVKIAATAMTGKGAESAKDQLAELVVDAVLAVADEDDIDTENVSVEKVVGGAIDNSELVEGVIVDKERVNENMPYAVEDANVALFDGALEVKETEIDAEVNVTDPDQLQQFLDQEEKQLREMVDKLVDVGADVVFVGDGIDDMAQHYLAKEGILAVRRAKSGDLKRLARATGGRIVSNIDDIEAEDLGFAGSVAQKDVGGDERIFVEDVEEAKSVTLILRGGTEHVVDEVERAIDDSLGVVRTTLEDGKVLPGGGAPETELALQLRDFADSVGGREQLAIEAFADALEVIPRTLAENAGLDSIDSLVDLRSRHDGGEFGAGLDAYTGDVIDMNEEGVVEPLRVKTQAIESATEAAVMILRIDDVIAAGDLRASTDDGGDDEMPPGGGMGGMGGMGGMGGAM